In the Rhinolophus ferrumequinum isolate MPI-CBG mRhiFer1 chromosome 12, mRhiFer1_v1.p, whole genome shotgun sequence genome, TCAGTGACTGACTCCCTTGCCCAGAACCCCATGTCACCTGCACCCAGCCCCACAGCTCGTAACCACCTATTTTAACTCTGAGCCAGACTGGTGGAAAAGCAGAGTGCACCAACCAGCATCTACACTAACTGCCTGACACTGTACGTGCCTGATTCTCACCGCGTCCTCAGTACCACTATGAGGAAAATGCTCGTCTCCCCTttagttaaggaaactgaggcttagagatgtgATGTGAATAGCAACCGGGAGGCTGAGGTTAGCACCCAGGCCTCACTGCAAGAAGCCGCCCACTGCCCACCGTCCACGTCTCTTCTTCTCTAGTTGGGCTCAAGGCCTCTAGGAGGGATGACGATGCAGGGTTATCCACCTCTAAAGGTCAGATGGCAGGGAGCAACAAGCAGTCACAGGCTCTGGAGAACTCTGGGGTAACCTGTATCTCTACGCTGGGGCTGCCTCTGTTCCGGCCCTGGCACCCAGCTTATCCCTGCCCAagtgcctccccgcccccagagGCTGGTGCCTATCCCCGAGCCCTTCTCAGCTGGGGCAAGGTTACCGTCTCCTTCAGCTCCCCCAGCTTCTCCTGCAGCTGGCCCAGCTTCTTGGCCAGCTCGTTCTTGGTGTGCTGCTCTGACTGCAGCGCGCTGGTAATCTCCATATTCTCATTGCTCTGGAGAGAGAGAAGCCATCAGCAGCCACCCAATGCAGGTGGAGACCCCAGAACATGGTATCCCCTTCCCATAGCTCAGGGAAGGGTGGAAAATCATGGGAGCAGGGCTTTCTGGGTCATAGCGAGTCTCCATAGGCACCACTTCACTTAGGGCCTGCACCACCCCATTTTAAAGGTGGAAaaacaaaggcccagagaggtggtgTCTCGCCCTGTGCCTGAGGACTTGACAAGGCGGaggcaggtggggcaggtggggcggCGCACCAGCCTGACGAAGCCGTTCTGCAGCTCGGCCAGCTGCTCCTTGAGCTCGCGGTTCTGGGATAGTGCTCGGCTGATGGTGACGCGGTCACTCTGCATGTTCTCCAGGATCTGCTTGTGCTGTTCGGTCTGCTGCCCCCAGCTCTCGGCTGCCCGCTCTAGCTCCAGCAGCCGCTGCTCCTGCTCCCGATTCAGGCGACTCAGACCCTCGTTGTCTTGTACCTGGGCCTGCAACTGCCCTGCCAGGCTCTCCAGTTCCTTTCGTAGCTGTTCTGCCTCAGCTTGAAGCTGTTGTTCCATCTCTGAGGGCCCTGCTGGggggtcctggggtggggggacagctGAGAAAAGAAGCATACCATCAGGGCCTCTGGCCTCTATAATCTCAAAaaccctattctttttttttttttttttttttttacagtgaaaaagtttgtatttagaatttgccagctggactcagtttagatgatcccaattttgttggcaacatccaaagcatcGTAGTCAGGAGCCAGTCGAAcatatgccttcttctctccatcaggcctgatcagggtgttgaccttggccacgtcaatgtcatagagcttcttcacagcctgtttgATCTGGTGCTTGTTGGCCTTGACGTCCACAATGAACACAAGTGTATTGTTGTCTTctatcttcttcatggctgactcgGTAGTTAGGGGGAATTTGATGATGGCATAGtggtcaagcttgtttctcctgggAGCGCTCTTCCGAGGATATTTAGGCTGCCTTCGGAGCCGCAGTGTCTTGGGCCTTCGGAAGGTGGGTGACGTCCGgatcttcttttttttgtggctgtggatgccttttaggactgctttctttgccttcaaagccttCGCTTTGGCTTCggctttgggaggggcaggggcttccttCTTCGCTTTCGGCGCCATCTTTGTGAAAAGTCAAAAACCCTATTCTTGATCCATGGCTCCTAACTCGGCCTCCTCACCCGAAATCTTGGTTTCCTGACTGATAATTCCTCATGCTCATGTGATCTTCAATCTTTCAAGACACTTTCAAAGagatctttacatttttatgtgcAAGACAGTGTGGTGATTGACAGTGGGCACTCTACCCTTTTTTTGcacatggggacactgaggctcagcgaGATTACAAGATTTGCCAACTCCTGGTACAGACCTCTTCCCTTTGCCACAATGCCCTTCCATCCACCCACCTCCTCGGGGGCAGTCCAACCACCCTCATCGGCTCCCCCGACAAATCCTGCTCCCAGATCACTCCAACCTCAGCTTACCTATCTGGTTCCTCAGTTCAGCCAAGCTGGCCTCCAGCTCCCGCACCTGATTCATGCTGTGCTCCTTCTCCTCACCTAACTTGCGCATCTGCCCAAAGCATGGGGGAAGGAAAGTAtggagggaggggatggaggaAATGGCCAGGCGACCATCTCCCTCTCTACCCCCATCTACAAAACACACACATCTGCCTCTGGCTGCATAGAGCAAGTGATCggattcccatttgacagatgccCAGAAAGATCAAGTGACCTATCTAAGGTGGGGTGACCTATCTGAGAAGGTCACGTCACCTGCTCTGTCATCTGTTGCATTCTTCGGTACCAAATGTCGTTCTCTTCTTTTAGATTCTCTGCATACTGGTCTCTCTCCATCTGCAGTTGCTTTAGCGAATCCTGCAGCTGTAAAAATGAGTATAGACATTAGCAGGGGCTGCCACTGGGCCTCACCTGCTCCTGGTCACCTGGGGTCATCTCCTTCCACACCCCTCCGTGTACAAAGCCTCACCTGCCCCACATATATCTCCAGCTGTGCTCGCTCCTCCAGGGCCTGCTCCAGTAACTGCTGCCTGCCATCACCAGGGGTTTCAGAAGGACTAGAAAACTGGATGGTGAAAAATGAGGTGAGATCTGGGGGACCCAGGCTGTTTCACGCAGTGCCTCCCCTAAAGGGTCTGAGCTAGGAACCACGTGCAACTCAGGGTCAATAAAGATTTCTTTCCTTATATTATTGTACCCCGTCCGTAGGGTTTATATTTACTAAATACTCATTGTACACTATTCAGACAGTAAGTGTTCAAAGTCCTCCCAACCTTTCCTCTAGCACCCAATCCCATCCATCTGATGTGCATCCTTCCAGACCCTTTCTATACATACACGCACATGTTTAATGAATGCACATTATAGTTCTGTTGTTTTATGGTTCTAGCATATATGGTTCTACAACTTATTTTCACTTTGCTGCATACCAGGTATATTCAATTTTTGTAATGGTTGCACAGTAGTCCTATCTATGAATATAGCATATCGTCAGCATACCTTTACCTAGGTGGCTATAATGAGTGAGGCTACACCCGGGTGCTGGTCCTCAAAGTGGCGTGGTTGGGTCAAAGCACCCTTAAGCTCTAACTTCTATCTCTCGTAGCCCATTTATTAGATTGCCTATCACAGGACCAGGCATAAAGATTGCCCCCtagtggatggatgaatgggaggagaggagaggaggtcGGAAGAGCTGCCTGCTGCCCAGGCCAGACCAATTTCACTCTGGGGTCCCACAGAAGAGCGCTGACAATCAGGTCACATCCAGGAGAGAGCAATCAAGAGGATGATAGCATGAGAAATGGTTGAATGAGCTGGGGCTGTTAAGCTCCAAAAAGaccttaccgtgtttccctgtaagtaagacctaccccgaaaataagccccagttaagatcgtcagccagacggaagcatttagtacgttatgacgatgtcccagaagaagatgacatgactgtatttgaataaatgtatatggttgtacatgaaaaatataagacatcccctgcaaatacaccctaatgcgtcttttggagcaaaaattaatataagacctggtcttattttcggggaaatacagtataacacccagtcttattttcggggaaacacggtaggaaggaTGGGAAACTCACACACACCCCCTTTCAAAGTATCTGAAAGTCTGTCTTGGAAAAAAGATGCCACTTTTCCTGTGTTATTCTGGAGAGAAGAAAGACCCCAGTGGAAGGAAGTTACATGAAGGCAGGGTATTTTCAGtgtgaagaaaaactgaaaaagaggagCTCTCTGACCCAGATACCCAGATTACCTGGTGGCTTGGCCCCAAAAAGAAGTAAACAGATTCATGGGCTAGCCTGATAAATGTTATCTATAAAACGATGGTTTTCAACCAGAATgctttaaacaataaataagCCCTATCCTTGAGACTCTGATCCGGCAGTTCTGGGCAGGACCCCACGTTATAGATTTTTCAATCAAAATCTAGAGGATTCTATGGAGGACCAGAAGAAGGATCTAAATTTTCTAGTTCCTGgctcggggggcggggggcggggggaggggtgcgGTGGGCCCTGGAGTCCCTGGGGCTGCAGCCCCTCACCTGTTGCAGTAGGAGCTCTGACATCTCCAGCTTCTTTTGCAGCTCCTCTGTCCCAGTCTGCATGGCCGACTTCTCGGTCATCAAGACCCGAAGCTTCTCCTCCAGTTCTGATTTCTGCTGCTTTAGGTCATCAATGGTATGGCTGTGACCGGGGGCAGTGGAAAAAGGCATgaataaagaacagaaaggacCGCTTTGGTGACTGCCCCACTGCCCTCACCAAAGAACCACAGAATAGTGGCACTGGAAGGGGCCCCGGGATCAAAAGTCCCAAGTGACAGGCCACAGAGAGGATATGCGTTGCATGCGGCCAAGCCTAAGTCGGGAACACAGCTGGGACGAGAGCTGGCTCTGCACGCGTCCCCGGGGACGACTGCCTCACCATGCTGCTTGTGGTCCTCCCACTTCCCAACACACCACCCAGGCCCGGGCCCCCCAAcgccgcccccacccccttcctacTTTCTCTTCACAAGTTCCACCGTGAGGGTGTCCCGGTCTTTGGTTAATTCGTCCTTTTGCTGTAAATAGAAAAAGGCCGGGTCAGGCCTGGGCAGGCAGGAGACGTAGCTCAGACTAACAGCAGCTACAGTAACTCCACAGCAACACCTCCTCACCCGGAGTCACTCCGGGTTTTCAAAGCACTTCCATGCCCACGTTCTCCTCTGCTTTTGATAAGAACCCGGTAAGGGTggaaggggcagggagagagatcTAATTCACAGCCGCTGACAGAGGCCCAGAGATAGCAGacaatgctgctgctgttgttactATTACCATCGTCACTTGTAAACCTTTGGTGAACGCTTACCAGGCACCGTATTAAcccttttaatcctcacaagcaCCACAGGAGGCAGTTACTATCATTATCTCCATCTTACAGGTGAACAACACGGAGCATCAGAGGTTAAGTCGCTTGCCTAAAATCACAGAGCTATGCCTGAacactcaggtctgtctgattcttGAACCCCGTTTTCTTCCTGCGGTGGGAGCGCATTATAAGGGGGGAGATTCAATTTGTATTGtaatcttttgttcattttttgaaTGGATGATACATTGACGTAGCCCTGCATCTCAGAAGGTACACGTCTCCCAGCCACCGTGGTCCTCTCCCCTGGGTTTTACGGTCCCTTTTGGACACGGCTTGTGTTATCCCTCTCACACACACCTCTTCGCTTTCTGCACACAGGATAACACGCTGAAAACACTGCTCTCTACCTATGCAGCCCAAACACCTCGCTCCTGGCCAGGCCCACAGCgagctggggcagggctggcaccCAGTGCTCGCTGGGGAGACAGCGCACCCCCATCCCCACAGCAAACAACTCACCCCCGGGTTCCTTCTAACAACCACACAACCTCAAAGCAGCGAGAAATGGCCTGCGCTGCGTTCTGAGCAGCCAGACACTCCACCCTACAGAAGGGACCTCGAGGCTGTCCCCCTTCGGGGCAGCTGCGCCTCCAGTGGCTGGGTGGGTGGCTAGGCTCACCCTGTTCGCCTGTTTCTGCTGCGAGGACAAGGTGGACAGCATCCGCTCCAGCTCTTTGACGCGCTGCTGGGAAGACTGCAGGCGACCAGCAAACTCCTCCGCCATTCCTGGAATGGCAGAAATGGAGCCCAAGGATGGAATGCCACTGGAGGTCTGCCCATGTGCTGCTGGGCTGAAGGAGGACAGGGCGGCTAGATTCCCAccttctctctgcctgactgcGTGCTGAGTATGGTACAGGGCTGTCTGTAATTCTGACTTCTCAGACACTAGTATCCCTATCGTCTGGATATGAACCTTTGGGAGAAAAGCCAAACAAGTGctgaaacagaggaaaagaaatgttcCCTAGGGGATACGAGGGCATCCCTGCCACTCCACTCACCTGCAGCTGTTTTCTTAGAGCCCCTTTTTCATTCGCAATCATTTGCTCACATTCCTCCTTCTCCTGTAGGAAAAAAGAAACGTTATCTTACTGGGAGGAGACACGGATGAAATAGCAAACGACATGCGCCCAGAAAGCCACCCATAGCCTCGGACAGGCCCACCCATGAGGCCAggttggggtggggcagggaagggtgAGGCAGGCCCCTTCTTTCTGCAGGCTGGGAGCAGGCGAGACAAGAATGGGTCTCTGCGTCTAAGGCCTTCCCAAACCCCTCAGCCATGTATAACGAGCAAAGAAATCACATTACTTTTTCTAGTTGATCCAGAGTTTCCCGGTTCTGTTTTTCCTGTGGGAAGAGTCAAAGGAAGGTAACTGAAGTTGTCCCCCTTATTACGCTCCCCAGACCAAGAAAGAGGGATGGGCAAGGGCCAGGAATGGGGTTTCAAGGGAAAGTTCATGGCGAAGTTCAAGCAGAGACTTTGGGTGTTGGGTAGCTTTGCTCCCAGCTACAGAAATGAGCACCTCAATCCAGATTCCCGTGAGAGAACAAGGACATAAACCTCTAGAAATGGGGTTTGAGAAGGGAAGGCTACCCCTTCTGCCAGCTCACGGTCTGGAAGGGTGCATTCATTCAtcgaatatttactgagcacacacCACAGGCTGGGTTCTGTTCTCAGTAGCAGAGACACAGGAACGAAAAGGATCTTTAAGTGTTTGATTCTTTTGAGCTTATATGGACCCTTTAATTCTACCTCCTCAGGAACCTGAAGCCCAGAGaaaagtgacttgttcaaggtcaaagACAGCAAATTCGGGGCGGAGTCAGGGCCAGAGCAGAACAGTAAAGCTAGTGCTTTCCCCAGAGGCAACAGAGCAACCAGGGCAAGTGTGGAGAGGGCTCAAGCAGGGGTGGCTGGGGGACAGAGAGCAGGCAAAGAAGGCAGCCACAGAAAAAGCCATACCACATGCTCCGTGTTCTAGGGTCCCTCCAGCTGAGACCTAGGCCCCCGGCATCCCGTTCTCCCTTGGCACCAGAGGCCACCAGCCCCTTTCTTCAGCGCCCCCACTTGGCAGTGTGGAATTCGGGGACCCCCTGGACTCTTACCAATTCCTCTATCTTGCTACTGAGTTGTTTATTTCCTAGTGTGCTGGACTCCAGGGCTCCAGCTAGCTCTTGGAACCGGCTCTGAGGCGCATGCAGAAAGGAGGAGTTGGAGGAAGAGTAGGGGGAGAGGTAGAAAGAGCAATCATTAGGGTTGGGGGGTGTCTGGGCTGTCTCAGCTGGCAGCGGGGCACCCAGCCCCtgctttggggggaggggctggcctaCAGGGCCCCTGGGCCACAGTGCAGGGCCACTCACCTCCAGAACCTTTACATCAGCAGGAGATGCTCGGCCCTCCCCGTTGACGAAGGACGCAGACTAGGAGAGATGAGAGAGCGCACATGGAGATGCTCTCTGTCCCCTCCACGCCGAAGCCCTCCGACTTCCTGTCTTCTCCGCCTAATTTTGCCCCCTCTTCCTGTAACCCCTTTGCGCCAGCCTCTCCCGGATCTTATCTCCCCCTTACCCCACCCCTCCTAAGCAGCTCTCATCCTGTGCTCTCCGCAGCAGGATAAAATGACATACCCCATCTCGTGGTCCAACTCCTGCATTCGCACAGCTTCGAAGAGGAGACTCGAGAAGGAATGACTAGCTAAACACGTGACCCAGCCCAGCGGGCTGCTCCCAGCACCTTCCCTTCCTCTTAGGAACTCTGCCTCGGTTTCTATCATATTGTCCTTGCCCCTCCAACCCCCTCTAGGCTCCAGTTTCTGGGGTACCTCGGCAACAAGACCATTGAGTTGCTGCGAAAGCTGACGCAGGCCCTCGGTAGATGAAAATCTGGGGACGAACACAGGAGTCAGGGGTGCAGGAGGCTCGATGGGAAAGAAAGGGTCACGGGCAGCGGCCTGCCTGACTCCCTCAGCCTAGGGACGGCTGCCCCCATAGGAGACACTCACGTGCTTTCTTCCAGAGGACTAGGACCATTTTCAGCATCATAGTTCTGTTTGGGAAGAAACGCATGAGGTGGTCATTCAATGTGTGGTAAGAACGACCCGGGGGTGGGGCGGGCCAAACTCATCCCGACAACCTTCCATCTTCCTGAACCTTAAGGAAACATCTGGTCTTGGCCGCCCCCATCCCAGGCCTCAGGAAGGGTGCTGGTTGGCCCTAGGGACCAAGCTACCTGAATAAAGGGGAAGAGTCCATGGTAGGTCCAGTcctctgggaaggaggaagggcgCACATAAAGTGGGGCAGTGGGCAAAGGCGGAAGAGGCACAAACCTGAGTTGATGCCATGCTAGTGACACGGGGGGGACTAGCACATTGGTAAACGACACCGTCAGGGGACATGGTGTCATCAGCAGGTGGTGCTGCAGGAGCGGCACGGTCTTTGGGCCCCTGTCACAGAACAGAGCAAGGGGTTAGGGGGCCATGCGGGAAAGACGGCATCTCGCTGCCATGGATGCGGGGGTGCGGAGCGGGTAGGACAGGTGTTGCTGCAGTCAGAGTGACAGTCACACATGCTGGGAGCCACTCTGGGGTGTGGCTGTGGCTCgcccagggctggggctgctCTGGAGCGTCTGGCCAGCCAGAGCTCAAAGAAGACTGCACGACCTCCTTTGTGAACACACGGGGGCCTTGTTCTCACTGGCCTCAGAAAAAGACAGTACCAGGGTCTGACCTGTGGCAGCCACAGCAGGTGGAAGGAAGGTGTGCCAAGTCAGGGAGAAGGAAGGCACTGTTCTTCCAGAaagcctgtctgtgcctcagtgaCCCTCACCGTGGGCCCCTGCTGGGCAGAGGGTAGCAGTGATAGAGAAGGAGATGTGGTCAGCACAGCTCTCGGCCTCTTTCCTGtctccccctcctttcctcccttctctcctcccccaccactgGCTGCGTTTGCTCGACTCAGGCCTTCTCTGGAAAAGAAGCTGCCCAACTAGAAGCCTCTTCCTGTTCCTAGAGGGAAAAAGTAACACCACCCCAACCTCCTAGCTCCAAATACCTCCCCAACCAAGAAACCACCTAAGAAACCAAAGGGAAGATGTCTACCCTTTGACTCAGTTTCCTGAAGAACAATCCTGAGGACCAGGAGCCATGGAGAAGCTGTTCTGTCTCCCCCAACTGGACTCACTTGCTTGACCAGAGCCCCACCCAGCCTCCCCCCAGTCTCAGGCCGGACACTTAGTCCAAGCCTCTGGCTCTAGAGAGCCAACGTCCAACAGGACAAATGGGCAAAGAGATGAGGAATATGGGTGACACACTGAAGCTTGATGAGGAAAGAGCCCTGGGTAGCCAAGGCCTGTCCAGCGAAACCGGGTCCAGGAGGAAGAGGCTGCACCTCTCTGGGGGGGGCCGGGTAGCTGCCTGCTCTCTCTAGACCCCTCAGCCCTGGCCTCTGAAGACCCCTATCTGCTGCCCTCCTTAGAGCAAGTGCTACAAagcctgaggaagctgaggttggGTCAAGCTAGTTGCGTGTTTACTGTCCAAGCTGTGACCTTTGACCCTGGAACCCGGTGTTGCTTTGCCAACCTGTACAACTGACTCTTAACAGGTTAGGAGCAGGGATTCAGGCAGGAGACTTTGGGGGAGGTGGGCACTCTCCCAGGCATGGGCCCTGGCCAGCGCTGGGTCTCTCTTGGGTCCCTACTGATCCCTAGCATAAGACACAAGAAAGCTCGGAAGGGGGAAAAAGTCTTTTTCTAAGGACTTAAATATACATAACCTGATTATGTTGTAAGCAACCAACTTATTTCGTAATTTTAAGTCTTGTAGCTAAGTCTGGAGTTTCACAAAAACATTCTCCACTCCTCTCAAATGTCCTATTccactaaaaacattttttatttctccatgagTCCCCATTTCTGGAAATGCTATCATTTCTGCCCAGGATAATGCAATCACTGGCCTGCATTACTGGACTAGAAAACTTTAGTGGGAAACAGTTATTGATAAAGAGAGGACTTGGAAACAGGAAGAGACTATGGGGTCTGGGTCTTCATTTCCAGGAGGACAGAGGGATGTGGGCACAGAACATTAGCATAAAGACTCGGCTTCAGGACTCTTCTGGGCCGGTGCTGCCCGCCCCGTGCTACTCAGCGTCTCCTCTGAGCTGACAAGGTGAGTCATAGCACCTACAGAGACCGGACCGACGGGGCGTGAGCAGTCCTGATGATTGAAAGACTAACACCAGCCAGCAGGGCCCAATCCCAGCCCCTCTTGCCATGGCCTTCTCCAACAGGATCTGGTGCCATTTTAGCCCTACTCCTCTGGCCTGGCAGACGTCCTCCAAGGAAGTTAATTAAGGAGGAAGTGCCAACATCACATCCGGAGAAGGTCATCTCCTGATAAACACAGATTATGTTCCATGAACTCATACTCCTGGCCGTTACCTGCACCACGCCCTTGGCCTGGGACTCCCATTTCCCCCTCTCTCCACAGAGATGAATGCTACCTCAAATGCCACCCCCTCCAGCTTTAAGTCCACTTAAAACCAACCTCTCCCTCAGTTGGGCATTTGGAATGTTGCCACATCCTATCCTGCTTCTTTCAGTGGAGCCTGCCTCCCTCCGTGGGCATTCTCTCTGGTTCCCCTACTTTCTCCGGCATCTGGCCAAGTACCTCCACTACCAAGGGCCCGCTGAATATGGTTAAGTGTCCAGCTGATTTGTGAAACAGATGTCCTGATCCCCCATTGTTTGCTTAACCTTACATTTTTACAGTTAGTTTCTCTGAAGAAATAATCTCAAACCTTGTAACTACAATGCAAACCCCCTCTCTCTTAATCCTAGGTTGCCGACTCTCAAGCCAAAATGAATGAGTCACCTCGAAAAACCACCAACTGCTCTGTGGTCTATGGGTCTTTTAGGGACAGATGCCCACAGGACAAGACCTGAAggtttagttttatttaatctCTCCTAGTCTGAGAGCACCACTGGACATTCACACTTGAGGCTCAAAAAGCGCAAATCCCACATACCTGCTCTGGAAACTATTCCCAAACTACTTTTAAACTTCAAGgtacaaatatatggtgatggaaagagaactgactctgggtggtgaacataccatgtgatttatagatgatgtaatacagaattgtacacctgaaatctatgtaactttactaataattgtcaccccaataaactttaataaaaaaaacaaaaaaaaaacttcaaggTACATCTCAACTTTTCCAAGATGCTGAAAGATatggggggagggaaaaaaaaaaaaccccagtcAATCAAGCAGGTGAAAAAGCAGACATGAACAGGCCGAGGGTTAATGACAGCAACacaaaagaagccagaagcaAAGTATCCCCCAAACCAGAGAAGCCTTGGGGGCGTGCAGAGCTGACAGAGAGCAAGCCAGAGAGGGGATCTCGGCATGCCTCACCTTCCACTTGTCCAATGGGGGCAGCGCAACCCCATTGGAGCGGTTAAGGTCGGACACCAGCACCTTCAGAATGTCCTGAATCTACAGGAGGcggaaagggaaaaacaagggcagggagagacagagaaaagtgtCTTAGAGAGAGGCAAGAGggccagggaagggagaagagatggGTTCCGGGAAAGAGAATgctagaggagagagaagaaggtcAACACCACGGCCTGTGCCATCGTTCCAAACAGCCGCTTGCTGCCTTGCCAGAGGCAGAAATCAACGCCAAGGAACAGATGGAAAAGTCCCCTGAACGATGCACTCACAAAGAGTGGAGTCACCTGACCAGTGCAGCTCTGAATATGCCCATTAGCCCCTCTCCTCAGGCCCAGGCTGCTAGAGGCGAACCTGGCAGGGCTCCAGACcctcatctccattttaaaaccTCGATTTCCAAGTAAAGGTTTGCTGAACCAAAGGGGATTACAGCTAAAACATAAGTTTGGAAGACATTATCTGATCCAACAAtatcatcttacagatgaggaaactgaggcccaggggagGAAGTCCTTTTCCTGAGGTTACCCAGCAAGCTGTGGCTGAGATGAGCTCGAAACTCCTAATCCAGTGCCTAGGGCTCTCCTCACCACACCCGGGGGCTCCTCTGGTGCTTCCTAAAGGGAGAGCCTGATAGTAAGTGGCCTCCCCTTGAGGCTGGGGATGAGGAAAACCACCAGAGCAGTAAGTCCAATAGCAACTCCCCTTTCCTGAATGTTTACTCTACACCAGGCTCTGTATTTAAGGGATTCAGATAGAAACAACAGTCTCATTTAAACTCCATGAGGGTAAGTAAGTAGTACCCGGATTTTACTGATGTGGAAACAGACCCAAAGAGCTTAAAGAATTTCCCCAAATCATATCCCTAGCAGAGGGAGAAATAAGATTCAAATCCAGACTTCTTAACCAGTACCTGACACTTCTTCCACAATCTAACCACTAAGTTCTAGTCTTC is a window encoding:
- the GOLGA2 gene encoding golgin subfamily A member 2 isoform X7 — protein: MSEETRQKKLAAAKKKLREFQKKNNLGVPSGAKKKKKSKNGSETTTSDGCHSPEEIQDILKVLVSDLNRSNGVALPPLDKWKGPKDRAAPAAPPADDTMSPDGVVYQCASPPRVTSMASTQNYDAENGPSPLEESTFSSTEGLRQLSQQLNGLVAESASFVNGEGRASPADVKVLEEKQNRETLDQLEKEKEECEQMIANEKGALRKQLQQKDELTKDRDTLTVELVKRNHTIDDLKQQKSELEEKLRVLMTEKSAMQTGTEELQKKLEMSELLLQQFSSPSETPGDGRQQLLEQALEERAQLEIYVGQLQDSLKQLQMERDQYAENLKEENDIWYRRMQQMTEQMRKLGEEKEHSMNQVRELEASLAELRNQIAVPPPQDPPAGPSEMEQQLQAEAEQLRKELESLAGQLQAQVQDNEGLSRLNREQEQRLLELERAAESWGQQTEQHKQILENMQSDRVTISRALSQNRELKEQLAELQNGFVRLSNENMEITSALQSEQHTKNELAKKLGQLQEKLGELKETVELKSQEAQSLQQQRDQYLSHLQQHVAACQQLAAEKEMLHKQVLLQTHLIDQLQQEESQGKAQADMVRQELQEAQGHLKAANQQNQKLQAQLSLMALPGEGAGLDSEEEDGEAPQPKLSIPEDLDSPEAMVAFLNSALASAQEEQAQLRGQLKEQKLRCRRLAQVVAPSQHELEEAPGPSTGGESVPVETHQTLQVAMDKLQSRFTELMQEKVDLKERVEELEHRCIQLSGETDTIGEYIALYQSQRAVLKQRHREKEEYISRLAQDKEEMKVKLLELQELVLRLVDERNEWYGKFLAAAQNPASEPTAAPPAAQESGAADSQDDLREVSLADSGEPIQGEALQGLATPENPTAQQIMQLLREIQNPQERPGLGNNPCIPFFYRADDHDEVKIMVV